The segment aaacacaatttatacaatattttattcatgattattgtcctgtaatatttttttatttatcttcttGACATGATGCTGTTAGCTGTTGTCGCTGTTAGTGGCAAAAATGTGGTACGAAtatttatgacaaaaaaacattaccaAACACAAACACAATATATCTACAAATCAGCAGTATTGATTTGAACATTCAACGACAAgttagatgataataattcaaaaaacaaaaaatactttcACAGGTGCATTGATAGACCGATTATTCATGCGTCCttgaaatacaataaaaacacTTGTACAATGACAAAAgctacatatattttttaaataaatatttgatttatttattgtttttttcttttcaatttttttttttacctataaTCGAACGATGCCGATTGATTAGTGAGTTGCCATCGTTTGTTATGTGTTTGTTTAAGCAATCCGCTTGCCGGAAAACTCAAGCGTCtaaaattcaatcaaataaaaaaataataataatattcaaaaagaaaaattaatcatttactttttcaattatatcaagacctgtttaattatttatttttaaattctaaaaatcaaaaaagagttatttaattaaactaaataactaaattaatataaaataattaaaaattaaattaatttattatctagtaaaacaagttaattaattaattaattaataatactaacCGCTGTGTTGTCGGACTCTTGGGAGGCAATCCTGTATCCTTCGAAAGATCTCTTTTTTCCTCAATGTAAATTGCTCTGTCTCCCATGTATCCacgattgttgttgttgttattgttgttaatattgttACTATTAACATTGTTGTTGTGATTATTCatactgatattattattattaccatgaTCATAATTATAACCATTATTATTgtgaattgaataattatttgacaatgTTGTATCATTGCTGTtgtaattatttgatgatatataatttttatcattagcaAATGTAACTGTTGGTGATGAATTGTTGACATATGGAGTACGTGGATGTACTGGAAATGCTGGTGTTTGTGGTCTTGATGCACTTCCAATAATTGCACTGCCTGGACTATTGCTTCTTTCAGTCCATGAAGTTGGTGAATCATGCTGTGACTAATTatacaaggaaaaaaaaatcaaaaattaaaaattattcttcataatatttaatagtattaataaaaagattaatatccaatttattttttattaatactattgatattattaataaaagtaaattttttttaattgtttatttataaaatgcacAAGCGTGGGTTCAAACAAACCTGTATACTACTCTGCCATGTTTTTGGTGATTGATTTGGGGAACTGTTAGTATCAGTATTGACATCactattgttgttgttgttgttgttgttgttattgtttgaaGTTGTAATGACATGATGgtgataattatgatgatgattattatcatctttattaattgataattttgaacTAATTGGTGATAGCTCAGCCAATGATTCAATGAGATTGACAAGTGGATTatccatattattattgatattattattattatgataattgatactattattatcaacaagagCAAGTAAACCACTATCCACATTATCattctcatttattttattattataatttttttgaactgATGCATTGTAAGTTTTTATTGTCgcatgattattattactattattattttgtgtatcgtgattattattgttataatttttaattacatgatgattattattatcaattattttattattaattgatgtgCCATTTAGTTGACAATTTTCTCTCATAATTAATTCAGTTTTAGCATAACTATCACTTCTTGATTCTGGACGTGGTGGTatctgttgttgttgatgatgatgttgatgttgttgttgttgttgttgtttatccaatgttaattgattttgttgagatgaaatttttaataattcaacagcTGCGTGCGGGGATGATGTAGGGTTCTGTAACGCAAGCCaagctctaattttttttcaacactaaTAACAtgctcaaataaataaaaaaaaaatattattgttttaataataactaataaaataaacaaaaaaaaattatgataaatgggataatttaaatgtttataaatagaatataaattttaaatattatacatggTGATTAATAAATGGTGTCATTATGCACGCGTTAAAATGTTGATGAGTTGTATCTAGATTTAAACTCAACTACTAgtctcaattaaaaatatcacaagcaaatttgttttttttttttaaatgttttttttctattttttctttctactGTTTAGTTAATTTTGCATTTgagatatattaaaaataaaaataaatgaaatttataatttatcttgCCTGTGTATCGTTGTATTTTCTAAATTCATATGATctttttgatgatgttgatgtaaATGGACGTTCATTAACACTCTCAGCTCTTTGTCTACTAATTGTACCATTCATTgttccattattaaattttcttgatgATGATCTTTGTGGTAATAATGGACTTGCTGGTGCTGAAGTATATGAAGTTCCTCTTGTtgtctaaatttaaattaaaaagaatcatcattaatttttataaataaaaatatataaattaaataaattttcgaattatttaattggttTACCTGTGATGCAATTGAACTTGGTATccatatatcatcatcatcatcaagtacaGCTGAATCACTAGCATAACCATCTTGTCTTGTACGAtttctttgtaaatttttaagttcACCAAGTACACGATTACCATTTTCTTGACGCCAAATTCTACCAGGACTTTTTTCATCACGTCTTGCTGCTAGTTTGAGTTGTTGTTGTCTCAACCATGACAAtctattgcaaaaataaataacaaaaatataaatatattgacatataaataataataatcataaaaatataaatcacgaTGTTAAGGGTCGTTGGGCAATTAGATCCCGATCGATCGGGTCATCAAGGGGCCACACAACTTTCCCATGTCCTCCAATAAACCCTGAGACTAAccatgacaataataataataataaataataaaaatattttatatatcaacaaaaaaggATTGAACACAAATTTGGTAATTcaagtttgttttttctttttttttttaaatttatatatttatttttaaatgacaaaaataagttgatgaaaaagagagaattattttttggatGGACAAGTTTTGATTCGACATTTGGTTCATTACACTGTCGTTTATGAGATATTGCGTGAGTGTAACCCAGATTGGTAATGAAGCCaaaactaaaagaaaaaaaaaacccacgtttatttatttattttttgttttaaaaaaattattatttcatattaaaaaaataattttatttgaagaataaaattttctataaataggtataatttttttctatcaaatttaattttttatttaagaaattatttaatattaatgatttatttttcaagtagagGAATACAACGTTATACttgatattattcaaaaataagatgaaattatttttggcattaataataatatatttaaaaaaaaaaaaaagaaaaaacataaagGAAGTAGATTTCAACTAATACTGAGAAAATTTCTGGTGTTTTTATACGCTCGATTTACAGTGTCTCGACATCTCTGGCTgttctatatttaaaatgatgtCAAAGGGCGATGCTTGGTGACTTGAAATAAACCACGTggattaagaaaataatataattatttattcgcgTGAGACAAATACGACCCCATGatatatacaaaacaaaaCTATTAATTTGTTTCAGGTATAGTTTCATCACATACAagcatatttacattttttaaatatttttttttgatttagaTATTGTCTCGTGACTATCTGATTAGTTACAACACGAGTTCAATTCAAAAGTCAATTGAAATTAGCTGAGAAAGTAATGCACAAGTTAATAAAACACGATGATactcttaattattttttattatatccccttttttttttttttcaatatagaattttgttaataatattaacaaaaattccattctaattaaaataaaataaacattgtatttaatgatgatgatcatttattttttttaatcttttcatTGTCTCAATATtctatacttaaaaaaaataaaaaataatttttatatttctttataattattattttaattaatttttttctcttttcgtTCAATCTGCAATCTTGATTGACAAAAGGCCAAGAAAAAGTTGAgcaaaaacgataaataataatgaacttgaaggaaaaaaaaaaaatatatttacaatgtcAATggaaattgtaataaatttataaataatttttaaatttacaaaaaaaaaaaaagacaagaggtgaaataaaaaaatttcaactgtCAATCGACAAATGGGTTTCAAGTTTCTCATCTGGCTAAAGAACCACAATTGAGTCACGCACGACCGCATTAAccatttttgatatatcaaatgaAATGCAACATCCTCaacaatgtataaaaatttttaaaaaaacattgatgatattgaaaaaaaaaaaattcacatgaaaaattttattaattggaatttaaataaaaaataaatatttcaaaataatatatgaccatgaaaatataaaaaaatattataatattttttaaaataaaaaaaaacacttgccaagtaaattaataataaacaaataaaaaataaaacatcatatttataaataatttatttgacaaattgtcatgttgaaaaattttgcgttaaattaattttgataaatgaatttataaatatgaaaaaacataCCCATCAAGATgatcattaaatttagaaCCATTTGCAAATTCAGGTGGTGGATCTGGTGTTGTTGGACTGAGTGGTGTTATTGGtctttgtatattattatcaataatatcatcaatatcaacaattgatgattGTCCTCCTCTCATAATTGCCTTTCTAACTAAAGAAGGTGATGAGAGTTTTTGATGTTTAATCATGTCACTTGTTGCACCATAACTAAACGGTTGACTTGTTTGACGTGCATGATATggtatatcatcatcaataaaatcaatattaccagttggtgaaaatgattttttatcattatcatcatttgtatcattttttaatgtatcatAATTATTGCTTGATGCATattgtggtgatgatgattcatGTGTACCACTGTAACTTCTATACGATGAATCTTTTAATGTTGAATATGTTGATGTTGGATTACTACTGTAATTTCGCGtatcatttatatacattttatctgtttgattgttattattttggcTGTAATTATTTGGACTTGGTGGATCTGGCATTGACTGAaacattttaacaataaaatacaattattatttatttaaaaaaaaataagttaaataaaCTTGCTAAGTGACTTTTAATTGAgtgaaacaaatttatatttcaacattttattaaGCTGATAATTTGTATCAattacttaataatttttcatattttaaaaaaatattattttacataatttttatcgaaaaaaaaataatatactagtataaatttatcaagcataaattaatgtaatttatttggttttaaATGTCAAGTCAagaataatttatgataaaataaaattttagaaaattaaacattagacataaataatttttaaaatatatttttagaataattaaattataattaataagtagaaaaaataaaaaaatacctcaACTGTCATCATCATATCATGAAGAAGTTTATCAAGATCAGAATGTGCTTGATTATCGATTTCTGGTTCAGGAGGACTTGGTCGCTGTGGCGGTGCGCTGCTGATGCCACTGTCCATAGATACCGTCAGCGGTGAACCGCGTACAGCTCCACCAGGACCCTGATGAACCACAGCATAAAGTGAGCCATCAATTGGTCCACATGTATAACCCAATCCACGAGGTGATGTTTGTACAGATGATGTTGAATTTGGTAGTGGTGATAATGGTGTATTACGTccttctttaaaaaataaatatatattattattttttaaatttacaagaaaacaattatttcgataataaaaattcgtagaataattattaatttaaacaaaaaaaaatatattttatattatttccaaGAAGACAATTTGATTTGTAACGCTATGTTGACCAcataaaaatccattaaaattaacaaaccaatttagaatttttttttagttaaataaactttttaaaaataataaaaattaactagaCGATTGTTTATGGCCAAGTTAAATTATCACGCATGAGTAATGCagtttataattatgataaatgtatttaaaattatttagcattgtcaattgttatttattattataaatataaatttactattgagtaaaaaaaattaaaaaaatagaataaatatttcttggaatagctattattaaaaataaatttttaataataattgtaattattatttttaattattttctagaatattaaaataggtgggttttcataataataattatttttactttagtaattatttatgtttatcacttggataatatttttattttaaaatttaaaatcaaatttaatttgttttcttttttttatattttataaaatttattaataataaatagataaataaataatggttTATTTTACTTAGAGAGAAAAATAATGCTCGGCCCGaggtgaaaattttttgggaCTAATTAAAGACTGTTTCTATTTACCTGGAAAATTTAAAGTTCAAACTTTAAATGactgacaaatttaaaaaatatctatacatTT is part of the Aphidius gifuensis isolate YNYX2018 linkage group LG1, ASM1490517v1, whole genome shotgun sequence genome and harbors:
- the LOC122860879 gene encoding tensin-3 isoform X6, translated to MNDHGYTTEGARFRDTSQQIHKQWQADPSRTFPSVGNANINSQNPGTSDASSSDTSSPTPSPNHQSTQNGTYDEPRNLATNVVKHVVQKSSSSVSPRTPGVGADAGIMTNGKNGRVSEVMELCYVTERIIALWYRDDSQGVFEHATNLLRGKHADNYMIFNLSSPGRNNESNIRECGWPHGLAPSLERLCALCKSLDSWLNEATNRVVVLHARGAKERLGVAVSAYMNYISICGGRDQALDRFAMRRFLDDKIGSLRVPSHRRYIEYFSGLLAGPLRISQSPLYLTHVTVLGVPLFEPTGCRAFFKVYEGLTPVYTSDLYSVTNAREFTVNLGGLRLRGDILVKCYHRIYSKQSRETMFSLQFHTCVITENVVSFPRSELDIACDDSRCPPDSVVTLYFSTDARRQDGPIPAPTPTVPHASAHHDPIIHWDSYINLEINDDDEGRNTPLSPLPNSTSSVQTSPRGLGYTCGPIDGSLYAVVHQGPGGAVRGSPLTVSMDSGISSAPPQRPSPPEPEIDNQAHSDLDKLLHDMMMTVESMPDPPSPNNYSQNNNNQTDKMYINDTRNYSSNPTSTYSTLKDSSYRSYSGTHESSSPQYASSNNYDTLKNDTNDDNDKKSFSPTGNIDFIDDDIPYHARQTSQPFSYGATSDMIKHQKLSSPSLVRKAIMRGGQSSIVDIDDIIDNNIQRPITPLSPTTPDPPPEFANGSKFNDHLDGLSWLRQQQLKLAARRDEKSPGRIWRQENGNRVLGELKNLQRNRTRQDGYASDSAVLDDDDDIWIPSSIASQTTRGTSYTSAPASPLLPQRSSSRKFNNGTMNGTISRQRAESVNERPFTSTSSKRSYEFRKYNDTQNPTSSPHAAVELLKISSQQNQLTLDKQQQQQQHQHHHQQQQIPPRPESRSDSYAKTELIMRENCQLNGTSINNKIIDNNNHHVIKNYNNNNHDTQNNNSNNNHATIKTYNASVQKNYNNKINENDNVDSGLLALVDNNSINYHNNNNINNNMDNPLVNLIESLAELSPISSKLSINKDDNNHHHNYHHHVITTSNNNNNNNNNNNSDVNTDTNSSPNQSPKTWQSSIQSQHDSPTSWTERSNSPGSAIIGSASRPQTPAFPVHPRTPYVNNSSPTVTFANDKNYISSNNYNSNDTTLSNNYSIHNNNGYNYDHGNNNNISMNNHNNNVNSNNINNNNNNNNRGYMGDRAIYIEEKRDLSKDTGLPPKSPTTQRRLSFPASGLLKQTHNKRWQLTNQSASFDYSKDRPVSPTNEIIMSHTINRSPGTPTHIDFMQSPKSATSYTSINSGGNSSPSIQQYGSRRSSVHSNTEPQEVADVNVKFVRDTSKIWYKPNISREQAIAMLKDAAPGTFVVRDSNSFPGAFGLALKVSSPPPGAPSSPKDSSNELVRHFLIEPTSRGVRLKGCANEPVFSSLSALVYQHSLMSMALPCQLLLPEPEAAARALDSPSINSPQQLLAQGAACNVLYLFTIDTESLTGPQAIKKAVTKLFEQKPLPSATIVHFKVSTQGITLTDNSRKLFFRRHYPTNNISYCGLDADERTWDFVSEESGRPLSTHRCFGFVARKPVHKTDNQCHVFAALEPGQPATAIVNFVNKVMMGNSAIKANIV
- the LOC122860879 gene encoding tensin-3 isoform X8; translation: MKIIPMDFQFFSQNGTYDEPRNLATNVVKHVVQKSSSSVSPRTPGVGADAGIMTNGKNGRVSEVMELCYVTERIIALWYRDDSQGVFEHATNLLRGKHADNYMIFNLSSPGRNNESNIRECGWPHGLAPSLERLCALCKSLDSWLNEATNRVVVLHARGAKERLGVAVSAYMNYISICGGRDQALDRFAMRRFLDDKIGSLRVPSHRRYIEYFSGLLAGPLRISQSPLYLTHVTVLGVPLFEPTGCRAFFKVYEGLTPVYTSDLYSVTNAREFTVNLGGLRLRGDILVKCYHRIYSKQSRETMFSLQFHTCVITENVVSFPRSELDIACDDSRCPPDSVVTLYFSTDARRQDGPIPAPTPTVPHASAHHDPIIHWDSYINLEINDDDEGRNTPLSPLPNSTSSVQTSPRGLGYTCGPIDGSLYAVVHQGPGGAVRGSPLTVSMDSGISSAPPQRPSPPEPEIDNQAHSDLDKLLHDMMMTVESMPDPPSPNNYSQNNNNQTDKMYINDTRNYSSNPTSTYSTLKDSSYRSYSGTHESSSPQYASSNNYDTLKNDTNDDNDKKSFSPTGNIDFIDDDIPYHARQTSQPFSYGATSDMIKHQKLSSPSLVRKAIMRGGQSSIVDIDDIIDNNIQRPITPLSPTTPDPPPEFANGSKFNDHLDGLSWLRQQQLKLAARRDEKSPGRIWRQENGNRVLGELKNLQRNRTRQDGYASDSAVLDDDDDIWIPSSIASQTTRGTSYTSAPASPLLPQRSSSRKFNNGTMNGTISRQRAESVNERPFTSTSSKRSYEFRKYNDTQNPTSSPHAAVELLKISSQQNQLTLDKQQQQQQHQHHHQQQQIPPRPESRSDSYAKTELIMRENCQLNGTSINNKIIDNNNHHVIKNYNNNNHDTQNNNSNNNHATIKTYNASVQKNYNNKINENDNVDSGLLALVDNNSINYHNNNNINNNMDNPLVNLIESLAELSPISSKLSINKDDNNHHHNYHHHVITTSNNNNNNNNNNNSDVNTDTNSSPNQSPKTWQSSIQSQHDSPTSWTERSNSPGSAIIGSASRPQTPAFPVHPRTPYVNNSSPTVTFANDKNYISSNNYNSNDTTLSNNYSIHNNNGYNYDHGNNNNISMNNHNNNVNSNNINNNNNNNNRGYMGDRAIYIEEKRDLSKDTGLPPKSPTTQRRLSFPASGLLKQTHNKRWQLTNQSASFDYSKDRPVSPTNEIIMSHTINRSPGTPTHIDFMQSPKSATSYTSINSGGNSSPSIQQYGSRRSSVHSNTEPQEVADVNVKFVRDTSKIWYKPNISREQAIAMLKDAAPGTFVVRDSNSFPGAFGLALKVSSPPPGAPSSPKDSSNELVRHFLIEPTSRGVRLKGCANEPVFSSLSALVYQHSLMSMALPCQLLLPEPEAAARALDSPSINSPQQLLAQGAACNVLYLFTIDTESLTGPQAIKKAVTKLFEQKPLPSATIVHFKVSTQGITLTDNSRKLFFRRHYPTNNISYCGLDADERTWDFVSEESGRPLSTHRCFGFVARKPVHKTDNQCHVFAALEPGQPATAIVNFVNKVMMGNSAIKANIV
- the LOC122860879 gene encoding tensin-3 isoform X7 codes for the protein MTNTSGNSSFSRAWLGARCCHYAGYFDANNNGNLQDLLQLKNEQNGTYDEPRNLATNVVKHVVQKSSSSVSPRTPGVGADAGIMTNGKNGRVSEVMELCYVTERIIALWYRDDSQGVFEHATNLLRGKHADNYMIFNLSSPGRNNESNIRECGWPHGLAPSLERLCALCKSLDSWLNEATNRVVVLHARGAKERLGVAVSAYMNYISICGGRDQALDRFAMRRFLDDKIGSLRVPSHRRYIEYFSGLLAGPLRISQSPLYLTHVTVLGVPLFEPTGCRAFFKVYEGLTPVYTSDLYSVTNAREFTVNLGGLRLRGDILVKCYHRIYSKQSRETMFSLQFHTCVITENVVSFPRSELDIACDDSRCPPDSVVTLYFSTDARRQDGPIPAPTPTVPHASAHHDPIIHWDSYINLEINDDDEGRNTPLSPLPNSTSSVQTSPRGLGYTCGPIDGSLYAVVHQGPGGAVRGSPLTVSMDSGISSAPPQRPSPPEPEIDNQAHSDLDKLLHDMMMTVESMPDPPSPNNYSQNNNNQTDKMYINDTRNYSSNPTSTYSTLKDSSYRSYSGTHESSSPQYASSNNYDTLKNDTNDDNDKKSFSPTGNIDFIDDDIPYHARQTSQPFSYGATSDMIKHQKLSSPSLVRKAIMRGGQSSIVDIDDIIDNNIQRPITPLSPTTPDPPPEFANGSKFNDHLDGLSWLRQQQLKLAARRDEKSPGRIWRQENGNRVLGELKNLQRNRTRQDGYASDSAVLDDDDDIWIPSSIASQTTRGTSYTSAPASPLLPQRSSSRKFNNGTMNGTISRQRAESVNERPFTSTSSKRSYEFRKYNDTQNPTSSPHAAVELLKISSQQNQLTLDKQQQQQQHQHHHQQQQIPPRPESRSDSYAKTELIMRENCQLNGTSINNKIIDNNNHHVIKNYNNNNHDTQNNNSNNNHATIKTYNASVQKNYNNKINENDNVDSGLLALVDNNSINYHNNNNINNNMDNPLVNLIESLAELSPISSKLSINKDDNNHHHNYHHHVITTSNNNNNNNNNNNSDVNTDTNSSPNQSPKTWQSSIQSQHDSPTSWTERSNSPGSAIIGSASRPQTPAFPVHPRTPYVNNSSPTVTFANDKNYISSNNYNSNDTTLSNNYSIHNNNGYNYDHGNNNNISMNNHNNNVNSNNINNNNNNNNRGYMGDRAIYIEEKRDLSKDTGLPPKSPTTQRRLSFPASGLLKQTHNKRWQLTNQSASFDYSKDRPVSPTNEIIMSHTINRSPGTPTHIDFMQSPKSATSYTSINSGGNSSPSIQQYGSRRSSVHSNTEPQEVADVNVKFVRDTSKIWYKPNISREQAIAMLKDAAPGTFVVRDSNSFPGAFGLALKVSSPPPGAPSSPKDSSNELVRHFLIEPTSRGVRLKGCANEPVFSSLSALVYQHSLMSMALPCQLLLPEPEAAARALDSPSINSPQQLLAQGAACNVLYLFTIDTESLTGPQAIKKAVTKLFEQKPLPSATIVHFKVSTQGITLTDNSRKLFFRRHYPTNNISYCGLDADERTWDFVSEESGRPLSTHRCFGFVARKPVHKTDNQCHVFAALEPGQPATAIVNFVNKVMMGNSAIKANIV